One Mycolicibacterium parafortuitum DNA segment encodes these proteins:
- a CDS encoding CaiB/BaiF CoA transferase family protein — MKPLDGIRVLEVAMYGFVPSAGAVLAEWGADVVKVEHAVTGDPQRGLRQTGLLRVEGDPNPNIEHANRLKRSIGLDMTVPEGKEVLLELARRSDVFLTSFLPGHRQKFGIDVDDIRAVNPKIIYARGSALGPRGTEAVKGGYDMTAFWCRAGTAATITPPGTPGMVGPPGPAYGDTISGTNLAGGIAAALLKRERTGEPSVVDVSLLGSGLWAMGHTVALTKHLGERMEAFPPGVHGSPINPLVGLYATADDRYISFVMMQPTKFWADVCKHMDLDELADDPRFATAESIAENTATGVEILSEAMGKRTLSEWSERFATLAGPWAPVQDTLQAAEDAQVRANEYLVQAGELELVSNPVQFDVAAPVSGPAPGFAEQTDDILVELGLDWDRIIELKTAGAVT; from the coding sequence ATGAAGCCATTGGACGGTATCCGGGTGCTTGAGGTCGCGATGTACGGCTTCGTCCCGTCGGCGGGCGCGGTGCTCGCCGAATGGGGCGCCGACGTCGTCAAGGTCGAGCACGCCGTCACCGGCGACCCGCAGCGCGGCCTGCGCCAGACCGGCCTGTTGCGGGTGGAGGGCGACCCGAATCCGAACATCGAGCACGCCAACCGCCTCAAGCGCAGCATCGGCCTGGACATGACGGTCCCGGAGGGCAAAGAGGTGCTGCTGGAACTGGCGCGTCGCTCCGACGTGTTCCTGACCAGCTTCCTGCCCGGGCACCGGCAGAAGTTCGGGATCGACGTCGACGACATCCGAGCCGTCAACCCGAAGATCATCTATGCCCGTGGTAGCGCGCTCGGACCGCGCGGCACGGAGGCGGTCAAAGGGGGCTACGACATGACCGCGTTCTGGTGCCGGGCCGGCACCGCCGCCACGATCACGCCGCCGGGCACCCCGGGCATGGTCGGCCCGCCGGGACCGGCCTACGGCGACACCATCTCCGGCACCAACCTCGCCGGCGGCATCGCCGCGGCGCTGCTCAAACGGGAACGCACCGGGGAACCGTCGGTCGTCGACGTGTCTCTGCTCGGCAGCGGACTGTGGGCGATGGGCCACACCGTGGCGCTGACCAAGCATCTCGGCGAGCGCATGGAGGCGTTCCCGCCGGGTGTGCACGGATCGCCGATCAATCCGCTCGTCGGGCTGTACGCGACGGCCGACGACCGCTACATCTCGTTCGTGATGATGCAGCCGACCAAGTTCTGGGCCGACGTCTGCAAGCACATGGACCTCGACGAGCTCGCCGACGACCCGCGGTTCGCGACCGCCGAATCCATCGCCGAGAACACCGCCACCGGAGTCGAGATCCTGTCCGAGGCGATGGGCAAGCGCACGCTCAGCGAGTGGAGTGAGCGGTTCGCGACGCTGGCCGGGCCGTGGGCCCCGGTGCAGGACACGCTGCAGGCCGCCGAGGACGCCCAGGTGCGCGCCAACGAATACCTGGTCCAGGCAGGCGAACTCGAGCTGGTGTCCAACCCGGTGCAGTTCGACGTCGCCGCGCCCGTGTCGGGCCCGGCGCCCGGATTCGCCGAGCAGACCGACGACATCCTCGTCGAACTCGGCCTGGACTGGGACCGCATCATCGAGCTCAAGACCGCCGGCGCGGTCACCTGA
- a CDS encoding Zn-ribbon domain-containing OB-fold protein: MPYVASVGTYLPCWGSAVHRVAGDDEDAVTMAIEAGRAALTEGGAVERVVLVSRDLPLLESSNAAVLLAGLGLDPELEVDERLGGAPATVDALSSARPRTLIIGADLAPAGAAAILTAERGLQVRTAARVARSLPVRTRNATGDVHDYGDPRLLHERGLIASLAAAWLDTPVAIAGVDHARAVELCLPGPPVLPTTGASASLFALAGLAEQGQAGPLVAVEQAILSGISVGGGTARIHRREPLPQSQLEGGQVSGAEIPISLAAYERAFEAKVRWEAGRFAGSGELDFPPRYRVGDNGALATDYELVPLPRTGTVYTETTVNIPVPGLRTPYSLVIVELDGVGVRALVKVTGATPGAVDIGDRGRLALRRVAVRSGVPDYGYAFEPDRGAA, encoded by the coding sequence ATGCCCTACGTCGCGTCCGTCGGCACGTACCTCCCGTGCTGGGGTTCGGCCGTTCACCGGGTCGCCGGCGACGACGAGGACGCCGTCACGATGGCGATCGAGGCGGGCAGGGCAGCGCTGACCGAAGGCGGCGCGGTCGAGCGGGTGGTGCTGGTCAGTCGCGACCTGCCGCTGCTGGAAAGCAGCAATGCCGCAGTGCTCCTTGCCGGGCTCGGACTCGACCCGGAGCTGGAGGTCGACGAACGTCTGGGGGGCGCGCCGGCCACCGTCGACGCCCTCAGCTCGGCGCGTCCGCGCACGCTGATCATCGGTGCCGACCTGGCGCCCGCCGGGGCGGCCGCGATCCTGACCGCCGAGCGGGGTCTGCAGGTGCGGACCGCCGCCCGTGTCGCGCGCAGTCTTCCGGTGCGCACCCGCAACGCCACCGGCGATGTGCACGACTACGGCGACCCGCGGCTGCTGCACGAGCGCGGGTTGATCGCCTCGCTGGCCGCGGCGTGGCTGGACACCCCGGTGGCGATCGCCGGCGTCGACCACGCGCGAGCGGTCGAACTGTGCCTGCCCGGACCGCCGGTGCTGCCGACCACCGGCGCCAGTGCGAGCCTGTTCGCGCTGGCCGGCCTCGCCGAGCAGGGTCAAGCAGGCCCACTGGTGGCCGTCGAGCAGGCCATTCTGTCCGGTATCAGCGTCGGCGGCGGCACCGCCCGAATCCACCGGCGGGAGCCGTTGCCACAGTCCCAACTCGAAGGCGGCCAGGTGTCGGGCGCGGAGATCCCGATCTCGCTGGCCGCCTACGAGCGGGCGTTCGAGGCGAAAGTGCGTTGGGAGGCGGGGCGATTCGCAGGGTCCGGTGAGCTGGACTTTCCCCCGCGCTACCGGGTGGGCGACAACGGGGCGCTGGCCACCGATTACGAGCTCGTGCCGCTGCCGCGCACCGGCACCGTCTACACCGAGACCACGGTGAACATCCCGGTGCCCGGGCTGCGCACGCCGTATTCGCTGGTCATCGTCGAGCTCGACGGTGTCGGGGTGCGTGCGCTGGTGAAGGTCACCGGCGCCACGCCGGGGGCCGTCGACATCGGTGACCGCGGCCGGCTGGCGTTGCGCCGGGTGGCAGTGCGCTCCGGGGTACCCGACTACGGCTATGCGTTCGAGCCGGATCGGGGTGCGGCGTGA
- a CDS encoding thiolase C-terminal domain-containing protein: MRRVAIVGAGMTPFAEHFALGIKDLLPMAFSECAATVDKGLAKSDLQAAWFGAMGTADGFPSGILADTLGLPDLPVTRVENSCATGHDAIRNALFGVASGAFDVALVVGADKLRDTTSADMLWEWEAMARDMAWDYPLGLVAPAGFALHVRRYLHESPATEEHLAMVAVKNHRHGVNNPKARLRFEITMEQALNAPTVVTPFRMYDCAPQSDGAAALVIAAEEVVDRFTDRPVWIRGVGLGLDSVMHQHKPDMTTFPATTRAAKQAFSMAGLTPSDVDVAEVHDFLTGIELMSYEDLGFAERLGGYKLLEAEVTSVGGALPVNPSGGLKAKGHPPGATGVAQCVELFAQLRGEAVNQVDGARIGLAHNIGGPTAVSAVTLLEGPDGR, from the coding sequence GTGAGACGCGTCGCGATCGTCGGGGCGGGAATGACGCCGTTCGCCGAGCATTTCGCGCTGGGCATCAAAGACCTGCTGCCGATGGCTTTCTCGGAATGCGCGGCCACGGTCGACAAGGGCCTGGCCAAAAGTGACCTGCAGGCCGCGTGGTTCGGTGCGATGGGCACCGCCGACGGATTCCCGTCCGGAATCCTCGCCGACACCCTCGGTCTGCCCGACCTGCCGGTCACCCGGGTCGAGAACTCCTGTGCGACCGGGCATGACGCGATCCGCAACGCGTTGTTCGGGGTCGCGTCCGGCGCGTTCGACGTCGCTCTGGTCGTCGGTGCGGATAAGCTGCGCGACACCACATCCGCGGACATGCTCTGGGAGTGGGAGGCCATGGCACGCGATATGGCCTGGGATTACCCCCTTGGTTTGGTGGCTCCCGCCGGATTCGCCTTACATGTTCGTCGATATCTCCACGAATCTCCGGCAACTGAAGAACACTTAGCCATGGTGGCGGTCAAGAACCACCGCCACGGAGTGAACAACCCCAAAGCGCGGCTGCGCTTCGAGATCACGATGGAGCAGGCCCTGAACGCACCAACGGTGGTGACCCCGTTCCGGATGTATGACTGCGCGCCGCAGAGTGACGGTGCCGCAGCGCTTGTGATCGCCGCGGAAGAGGTCGTCGACCGGTTCACCGACCGGCCGGTCTGGATCCGCGGGGTCGGGCTGGGACTGGATTCGGTGATGCACCAGCACAAGCCGGACATGACCACGTTCCCGGCCACCACGAGGGCGGCGAAGCAGGCGTTTTCGATGGCGGGCCTGACCCCGTCGGACGTCGACGTCGCCGAGGTGCACGACTTCCTGACCGGTATCGAGCTGATGAGCTACGAGGACCTCGGCTTCGCCGAGAGGCTCGGTGGCTACAAACTTCTGGAGGCCGAGGTGACCAGCGTCGGAGGAGCCCTGCCGGTGAACCCCAGCGGCGGGCTCAAAGCCAAGGGTCATCCGCCGGGCGCCACCGGGGTCGCCCAGTGCGTCGAGTTGTTCGCACAGCTGCGCGGCGAGGCGGTCAACCAGGTCGACGGCGCACGAATCGGTCTCGCGCACAATATCGGCGGCCCGACGGCCGTCTCGGCGGTGACGCTGCTGGAGGGTCCCGATGGCCGTTAA
- a CDS encoding MlaE family ABC transporter permease: MAVKGPERWTTGISLPNGLSGAMQAVGGFFSMALDAVRYVFVRPFQWREFLEQCWFVAKVSMAPTLLVAIPFTVLVSFTLNILLRELGAADLSGAGAAFGAVTQVGPLVTVLIVAGAGATAMCADLGSRTIREEIDAMEVLGINPVQRLVTPRMLAAGLVALLLNSLVVIIGILGGYFFSVFVQDVNPGAFAAGITLLTGVPEVIISCIKAALFGLIAGLVACYRGLTITGGGAKAVGNAVNETVVYAFMALFVINVVVTAIGIRMTTG; encoded by the coding sequence ATGGCCGTTAAAGGACCGGAACGATGGACGACCGGGATCTCGCTTCCCAACGGTCTGTCCGGTGCGATGCAGGCCGTCGGCGGGTTTTTCTCGATGGCGTTGGACGCGGTGCGCTATGTGTTCGTTCGGCCGTTCCAGTGGCGGGAGTTCCTGGAGCAGTGCTGGTTTGTGGCGAAGGTGTCGATGGCCCCGACGCTGCTGGTGGCGATCCCGTTCACCGTGCTGGTGTCGTTCACGCTGAACATCCTGCTGCGTGAGCTCGGTGCGGCGGATCTGTCCGGGGCGGGCGCGGCGTTCGGCGCGGTGACCCAGGTGGGCCCGCTGGTGACGGTGCTGATCGTCGCCGGCGCGGGCGCCACGGCCATGTGCGCCGATCTTGGATCGCGCACCATCCGGGAGGAGATCGACGCGATGGAGGTGCTGGGCATCAACCCGGTCCAGCGCCTCGTGACACCCAGGATGCTCGCCGCGGGATTGGTCGCGCTGCTGCTCAACAGCCTGGTGGTGATCATCGGCATCCTGGGCGGCTACTTCTTCTCGGTCTTCGTCCAGGACGTCAACCCGGGCGCGTTCGCCGCGGGCATCACGCTGCTGACCGGGGTGCCCGAGGTGATCATCTCGTGCATCAAGGCCGCGCTGTTCGGTCTGATCGCCGGACTGGTGGCGTGCTATCGCGGCCTGACCATCACCGGCGGCGGCGCCAAGGCGGTCGGGAACGCGGTCAACGAGACGGTCGTGTACGCCTTCATGGCGCTGTTCGTGATCAACGTGGTCGTCACGGCCATCGGTATCCGGATGACGACGGGCTAA
- a CDS encoding MlaE family ABC transporter permease: protein MGTSAVIRSRFPRLVDHLGRPISLLGRLGDHVLFYGRAIAGVPHAAVHFRKEIIRLIAEISMGAGTLAMIGGTVVIVGFLTLAAGGTLAIQGYSSLGNIGIEALTGFLAAFINVRIAAPVVAGIGLAATFGAGVTAQLGAMRINEEIDALESMGIRPVEYLVSTRIVAGMVAITPLYSIAVILSFLASQFTTVVLFGQSGGLYDHYFDTFLNPIDLLWSFLQAVLMAIAILLVHTYFGYFASGGPSGVGAAVGNAVRTSLVVVVSVTLLVSLSIYGSNGNFNLSG from the coding sequence ATGGGTACTTCAGCAGTCATCCGGTCGCGGTTCCCGCGGCTGGTCGACCATCTGGGCCGGCCGATCTCGCTGCTCGGCCGCCTCGGCGATCACGTGCTGTTCTACGGCCGCGCGATCGCGGGGGTGCCCCATGCCGCGGTGCACTTCCGCAAGGAGATCATCCGGTTGATCGCCGAGATCTCCATGGGCGCGGGCACGTTGGCGATGATCGGCGGCACCGTGGTGATCGTCGGCTTTCTGACCCTGGCCGCCGGCGGCACGCTGGCGATCCAGGGCTACAGCTCGCTGGGCAACATCGGCATCGAAGCGCTGACCGGGTTCTTGGCCGCGTTCATCAACGTGCGCATCGCCGCACCGGTGGTCGCCGGGATCGGGCTGGCGGCGACGTTCGGCGCCGGGGTGACCGCGCAGTTGGGCGCGATGCGGATCAACGAGGAGATCGACGCGCTGGAGTCGATGGGGATCCGCCCGGTCGAATACCTGGTGTCGACACGCATCGTGGCCGGCATGGTCGCGATCACGCCGCTGTACTCGATCGCGGTGATCCTGTCGTTCTTGGCCTCGCAGTTCACCACCGTGGTGTTGTTCGGGCAGTCCGGTGGGCTCTACGACCACTACTTCGACACGTTCTTGAACCCGATCGACCTGTTGTGGTCGTTCCTGCAGGCCGTGCTGATGGCGATCGCGATCCTGCTGGTGCACACCTACTTCGGCTACTTCGCGTCGGGCGGGCCCTCGGGCGTGGGGGCGGCGGTCGGTAACGCGGTGCGCACCTCCCTGGTGGTGGTGGTGTCGGTGACCCTGCTGGTGTCACTGTCGATCTACGGTTCCAACGGCAACTTCAACCTGTCGGGCTAG
- a CDS encoding MCE family protein, producing the protein MSNAVRPLAGLGLVVALVLILVLAIGLFAGRFTETVPVTVISERAGLVMNPDAKVKMRGVQVGSVKSIDYRADGTAALQLDMDPSQLHLIPENVNVDIASSTVFGAKFVQLEAPENPTGQLRAGQVLRGEHITVEINTVFQQLVRVLDAVEPQKLNETLGALSQAFSGRGEKFGQTLSNFNALLGKLEPSLPNLAHDIEAAVPTLEAYGDAAPDLVSTIDNFTTLGNSIVDEQDNLDRFLVSSIGLGEIGNEVLGENRAGLANVAEVLVPTTELLHDYRKSLWCGIGGLVPFATSPPQFSGVFVSAGLTLGVERYRYPRDLPKVAASSGGRDYCTELGLPEMPPEFVPPLIVGDVGSNPAQYGNQGILLNSEGLKNWLFGPLDGPPRNSAQIGQPG; encoded by the coding sequence GTGTCGAACGCGGTGCGGCCGCTGGCCGGGCTCGGCCTGGTGGTGGCTCTGGTGCTCATCCTTGTGCTGGCGATCGGGTTGTTCGCCGGCAGATTCACCGAAACCGTTCCGGTGACCGTGATCTCCGAACGGGCCGGGCTGGTGATGAACCCCGACGCCAAGGTCAAGATGCGCGGCGTCCAGGTCGGTTCGGTCAAATCGATCGACTACCGGGCGGACGGCACCGCGGCCCTGCAGCTGGACATGGATCCGTCGCAGCTGCACCTGATCCCGGAGAACGTCAATGTCGACATCGCGTCGTCGACCGTGTTCGGCGCGAAGTTCGTCCAGCTCGAAGCGCCCGAGAACCCGACCGGTCAGCTGCGTGCGGGTCAGGTGCTGCGCGGCGAGCACATCACCGTCGAGATCAACACGGTGTTCCAGCAACTCGTGCGGGTGCTCGACGCGGTGGAACCGCAGAAGCTCAACGAGACGCTCGGTGCGTTGTCCCAGGCGTTCAGCGGCCGCGGCGAGAAGTTCGGTCAGACGCTGTCGAATTTCAACGCGCTGTTGGGCAAGCTCGAACCGAGCCTGCCCAACCTGGCCCACGACATCGAGGCCGCCGTCCCCACGCTGGAGGCGTACGGGGACGCGGCGCCCGATCTCGTCTCGACGATCGACAACTTCACGACGCTGGGCAATTCCATCGTCGACGAGCAGGACAACCTGGACCGGTTCCTGGTCAGCTCGATCGGACTGGGCGAGATCGGCAACGAGGTGCTCGGTGAGAACCGGGCAGGTCTGGCCAACGTCGCCGAGGTGCTCGTGCCGACCACCGAGTTGCTGCACGACTACCGAAAGTCCCTGTGGTGCGGGATCGGTGGGCTGGTGCCGTTCGCGACGTCGCCGCCGCAGTTCTCCGGCGTGTTCGTCTCGGCCGGTCTGACGCTCGGTGTGGAGCGCTACCGCTACCCGCGCGACCTTCCGAAGGTCGCCGCATCCAGCGGCGGGCGTGACTACTGCACCGAACTCGGGTTGCCCGAGATGCCCCCCGAGTTCGTGCCGCCGCTGATCGTCGGTGACGTCGGCTCGAATCCGGCGCAGTACGGCAACCAGGGCATCCTGCTGAACTCCGAAGGTCTGAAGAACTGGTTGTTCGGTCCGCTGGACGGCCCGCCGCGCAACTCCGCACAGATCGGACAGCCAGGATGA
- a CDS encoding MCE family protein, translating to MTRSTTTLIKFTVFGLVMAVLTAFLFLVFSDTRTGAANEYSAVFKDASRLKSGDTVRIAGIRVGTVKGVELQADRSVLVTFDADRNTRLTTGTNAAIRYLNLVGDRYLELVDTPDSNQILPAGAQIPNERTAPALDLDVLLGGLRPVIQGLNPKDVNALTSSLVQILQGQGGTLDSLFAKSSTFTNALADNNQTIESLIDELRTVLDTIAKDGDEFSGAIDKLDQLVTGLAADRDPIGTAITALDNGTASIADLLSRGRAPLNNTIDELSRLAPLVDNDLDRTDATLTRLPEVYRKLARVGSYGAWFPYYICGISFRASDLEGRTVVFPWIKQEEGRCVDE from the coding sequence ATGACCCGCTCGACGACGACGCTGATCAAGTTCACCGTCTTCGGCCTGGTGATGGCCGTGCTCACGGCCTTTCTGTTCCTGGTGTTCAGCGACACCAGAACCGGTGCGGCCAACGAGTATTCGGCCGTGTTCAAAGATGCCTCACGGCTGAAGTCCGGAGACACCGTGCGCATCGCGGGCATCCGCGTCGGCACCGTCAAGGGCGTCGAGCTACAGGCCGATCGCAGTGTGCTCGTCACATTCGATGCGGACCGCAACACCAGGCTGACCACCGGCACCAACGCCGCGATTCGCTACCTGAACCTGGTCGGGGACCGTTACCTGGAGCTCGTCGACACCCCCGACTCCAACCAGATCCTGCCGGCGGGAGCCCAGATCCCGAACGAGCGCACCGCGCCCGCACTGGATCTCGACGTGCTGCTGGGCGGATTGCGGCCCGTCATCCAGGGGCTCAACCCCAAGGACGTCAATGCGCTGACGTCTTCGTTGGTGCAGATCCTGCAGGGGCAGGGCGGGACGCTGGATTCGCTGTTCGCCAAGTCGTCGACGTTCACCAACGCGCTGGCCGACAACAACCAGACCATCGAGTCCCTGATCGACGAATTGCGGACCGTGTTGGACACCATCGCCAAGGACGGCGACGAATTCTCCGGCGCGATCGACAAACTGGACCAACTCGTCACCGGTCTGGCTGCCGACCGCGACCCGATCGGTACGGCGATCACCGCGCTGGACAACGGCACCGCGTCGATCGCGGATCTGCTCAGCCGGGGCCGGGCGCCGCTGAACAACACCATCGACGAGCTCAGTCGGCTGGCGCCGCTGGTGGACAACGACCTGGACCGGACCGACGCCACGCTCACACGCCTGCCGGAGGTCTACCGAAAGCTCGCCCGCGTCGGCTCGTACGGCGCGTGGTTCCCGTACTACATCTGCGGGATCTCGTTCCGCGCCAGCGATCTCGAGGGTCGCACCGTGGTCTTCCCCTGGATCAAGCAAGAAGAGGGAAGGTGTGTGGACGAGTAG
- a CDS encoding MCE family protein has translation MLKYRGSQLVRAGFIGVVLIILVIAVGLQPERLLSWATSVRYQAMFTEAGGLTVGNDVTVSGIKVGTVSSIELDNGDALVGFTIDGKYALGSDTTAHIRTGTLLGERVLALDSDGSGTLDPQQVIPTTRTSSPYSLTDAVGELTENTRDTDTDQLNQSLDVLSQTLDQIAPQLGPTFDGLSRLSQSLNSRNESLSELLRTAGDVTGIFADRSEQVNTLILNANDLVAVLNERRRQITSLLANISTVSQQLSAVVADNEAELSPALERVNNVTRMLERHRDDLAKMLPGAAKYYLTQGEIVSNGAYYNALVPNIQPAQLLQPFLDYAFGFRNGVDIGQPPDNAGPRAQLPFPVNSLPQPGDLPDDGNP, from the coding sequence ATGCTGAAATACCGCGGATCCCAACTCGTCAGGGCCGGCTTCATCGGCGTCGTCCTGATCATCCTCGTCATCGCCGTCGGCCTGCAGCCCGAGCGGCTGCTGTCCTGGGCGACGTCGGTGCGCTACCAGGCCATGTTCACCGAGGCCGGCGGGCTGACCGTCGGCAACGACGTCACCGTGTCCGGCATCAAGGTCGGCACCGTGTCTTCGATCGAACTCGACAACGGCGATGCCCTGGTCGGGTTCACCATCGACGGAAAGTACGCCTTGGGGTCGGACACCACCGCCCACATCCGCACCGGAACCCTGCTCGGTGAACGGGTTCTCGCCCTCGACTCCGACGGCAGCGGCACGCTGGACCCGCAGCAGGTCATCCCGACGACCAGGACGTCGTCGCCGTACTCGCTGACCGACGCGGTCGGGGAACTCACGGAGAACACCCGTGACACCGACACCGACCAGCTGAACCAGTCACTCGACGTGCTGTCGCAGACCCTCGACCAGATCGCGCCGCAGCTCGGGCCGACGTTCGACGGGCTGTCGCGGTTGTCGCAGTCGCTGAACAGCCGCAACGAGAGCCTGTCGGAGCTGCTGCGCACCGCCGGCGACGTGACCGGGATCTTCGCCGACCGCAGCGAGCAGGTCAACACGCTGATCCTGAACGCCAACGACCTGGTCGCGGTGCTCAACGAGCGCAGGCGCCAGATCACCAGCCTGCTGGCCAACATCTCGACGGTGTCCCAACAGCTTTCGGCGGTGGTCGCCGACAACGAGGCCGAACTCTCACCGGCGCTGGAGCGGGTCAACAACGTCACGCGGATGCTGGAGCGCCACCGCGACGACCTGGCCAAGATGCTGCCGGGCGCGGCGAAGTACTACCTGACCCAGGGTGAGATTGTTTCCAACGGCGCGTACTACAACGCGCTGGTGCCGAACATCCAGCCCGCCCAGTTGCTGCAGCCGTTCCTCGACTACGCATTCGGATTCCGCAACGGTGTCGACATCGGTCAGCCGCCGGACAACGCGGGCCCGCGCGCGCAGCTCCCGTTCCCTGTCAACAGCCTTCCGCAGCCTGGAGACCTCCCTGATGATGGCAACCCGTAA
- a CDS encoding MCE family protein — protein MMATRKRVVAGTAVLLAILLVAGAVFLVRQVFFGPTTITAYFPTATAIYPGDEVRVSGVAVGTIDKIEPEGTQTKMTLKVDRGVPVPADAKAVIVAQNLVAARYVQLTPAYRDGGGPTMADGDVIPEERTAVPVEWDEVKTQLMRLSEELGPQAGVSGTAISRFVDSAANAMDGNGEKLRETLRQLSGAARIFAEGSGNIVDIIENLQIFVSALRDSKDQIVLFQNRLATLTSVINDSRSDLDSALSELSVAIGEVQRFVAGSREQTTEQIRSLGQVTQILADNRLALENVLHITPNAIANFENIFYPNGGSVTGAFALSNFSNPVWFVCGLIGGVANTTAPETAKLCAQYLGPALRLLNFGGLPFPINPYLRPAVSPDRLIYTDPKLAPGGAGPGDPPEPPPTVSAYIGSGDVAPPPGWAAPPGPPGIYQPDPDAPATPSPALFPGAPLPGPPRILSNIPPANSAPATVDGLLLPPTPAPVGPAPNGPLLPAEGTPPS, from the coding sequence ATGATGGCAACCCGTAAGCGGGTGGTGGCCGGCACCGCGGTGCTGTTGGCCATCCTCCTCGTCGCCGGCGCGGTGTTCCTCGTCCGGCAGGTGTTCTTCGGGCCGACGACGATCACCGCCTACTTCCCGACCGCGACCGCGATCTACCCGGGCGACGAGGTGCGGGTGTCGGGTGTCGCGGTGGGGACGATCGACAAGATCGAACCCGAGGGCACGCAGACCAAGATGACGTTGAAGGTCGACCGGGGTGTACCGGTGCCGGCCGATGCGAAGGCCGTCATCGTCGCGCAGAACCTCGTCGCGGCCCGGTACGTGCAGCTCACCCCGGCCTATCGAGACGGCGGCGGACCCACCATGGCCGACGGCGACGTGATCCCCGAGGAACGCACGGCCGTTCCGGTCGAATGGGACGAGGTCAAGACCCAGCTGATGCGGCTGTCCGAGGAACTCGGCCCACAAGCCGGGGTGTCGGGCACGGCGATCTCACGGTTCGTCGACAGCGCCGCGAACGCGATGGACGGCAACGGTGAGAAACTCCGCGAGACGCTGCGACAGCTCTCCGGTGCCGCCCGCATCTTCGCCGAGGGCAGCGGCAACATCGTCGACATCATCGAAAACCTGCAGATCTTCGTCAGCGCGCTGCGCGACAGCAAGGACCAGATCGTGCTGTTCCAGAACCGGTTGGCGACGTTGACCAGCGTCATCAACGACAGCCGGTCGGACCTGGATTCCGCGCTGTCCGAGCTGTCGGTGGCGATCGGCGAGGTCCAGCGTTTCGTCGCGGGCAGCAGGGAACAGACCACCGAGCAGATCCGCAGCCTCGGCCAGGTCACCCAGATTCTGGCGGACAACCGCCTGGCGCTGGAGAACGTCCTGCACATCACCCCGAACGCGATCGCGAACTTCGAGAACATCTTCTACCCGAACGGCGGCTCGGTGACCGGCGCGTTCGCGTTGTCGAACTTCTCGAACCCGGTGTGGTTCGTCTGCGGTCTGATCGGTGGCGTCGCGAACACGACCGCTCCCGAGACGGCGAAGCTGTGCGCGCAATACCTGGGCCCGGCACTACGATTGCTGAACTTCGGCGGGCTGCCCTTCCCGATCAACCCGTACCTGCGTCCCGCGGTAAGCCCGGACCGGCTCATCTATACCGATCCGAAGCTCGCACCCGGCGGGGCAGGGCCCGGCGATCCGCCGGAGCCCCCGCCGACCGTCTCCGCCTACATCGGGTCAGGCGACGTCGCACCGCCCCCCGGTTGGGCCGCACCTCCCGGTCCGCCCGGGATCTACCAGCCCGATCCGGACGCCCCGGCCACACCGTCGCCGGCGCTGTTCCCGGGTGCACCGCTGCCGGGTCCGCCGCGAATCCTGTCCAACATCCCGCCCGCGAATTCGGCGCCGGCCACCGTCGACGGACTGTTGTTGCCGCCTACGCCTGCACCCGTCGGCCCGGCGCCGAACGGGCCTCTGCTGCCGGCAGAAGGGACGCCGCCGTCATGA